A genome region from Tolypothrix sp. PCC 7712 includes the following:
- a CDS encoding LLM class flavin-dependent oxidoreductase, protein MPVEFIGLIRTKPASELNSVPGSLADDIIDPAYVREFAQAHEKGDFDKVLIGYSSSSPDGFTVATHAAAFTERLGFLIAHRPGFVAPTLAARKAATLDHFTNGRIAVHIITGGSDADQQRDGDWLDHDNRYRRTDEYLEIVRRVWTSDTPFDYEGEFYRVKDAFSAIKPLQKPHIPLYFGGASGAAVEVGAKHSNVYALWGEPIAAVKERIAQVKAALPPDRSIRFSVSLRPILGVTEEQAWEKARNILGRIQEQRGGAKVAPPARPQAVGSQRLLDFAAKSEIYDKRLWTPIAAATGAAGNTTALVGTPEQVAEALVDYYDAGVTTLLIRGFDPLQDAIDYGREVIPLVRAEVAKRERQAVAVGR, encoded by the coding sequence ATGCCAGTTGAGTTTATCGGCTTAATCCGCACCAAACCTGCTTCGGAGTTAAATAGTGTGCCAGGTAGCTTGGCGGATGATATTATTGACCCCGCTTATGTGCGTGAGTTTGCCCAAGCCCATGAAAAAGGGGATTTTGATAAAGTACTAATCGGCTATAGCTCTAGTAGCCCTGATGGTTTTACCGTTGCAACCCATGCAGCTGCATTTACAGAGCGCTTAGGCTTTTTGATTGCTCATCGCCCAGGTTTTGTCGCACCAACTTTAGCAGCACGCAAAGCAGCTACCCTCGACCATTTCACCAATGGTCGGATTGCAGTGCATATTATCACTGGTGGTAGTGATGCAGACCAGCAAAGAGATGGTGACTGGCTCGACCATGACAACCGCTATCGCCGTACAGATGAGTATTTAGAAATTGTTCGTCGTGTCTGGACAAGCGATACACCCTTCGATTACGAGGGAGAATTTTATCGTGTTAAAGATGCTTTCTCTGCCATTAAACCACTGCAAAAGCCTCATATTCCCCTTTACTTTGGCGGCGCATCTGGCGCAGCAGTAGAAGTAGGAGCCAAGCATAGTAACGTTTATGCATTGTGGGGTGAGCCAATAGCGGCAGTTAAAGAACGAATTGCTCAAGTTAAGGCTGCTTTACCTCCCGATCGCTCTATCCGCTTTAGTGTATCTCTGCGTCCTATTTTGGGTGTCACAGAAGAACAGGCTTGGGAAAAAGCCAGAAATATTTTAGGGCGGATTCAAGAACAACGGGGAGGTGCAAAAGTCGCGCCCCCAGCTAGACCACAGGCGGTAGGTTCGCAAAGGTTATTGGATTTTGCAGCTAAAAGCGAGATTTACGATAAGCGTTTATGGACACCGATCGCGGCTGCTACTGGTGCGGCAGGTAACACAACTGCCCTAGTAGGAACACCAGAACAAGTTGCAGAGGCTTTAGTTGATTACTATGACGCAGGTGTCACTACTCTGTTAATCCGGGGCTT